The nucleotide sequence GCGCTAGACTTGATAATTGAAATTGTGAAGAGCCCACACAGTTCCTTTCTGAACTTGATCAATTGCCCTAGTTTGTCCCCTGTATCGCTCTTCTTCGCGTTTTCCTGCCTTTAGTATGGATTTTCGATGGACCAAAaggtcttcttcatctatttttttttttttttttttttttttttcctcatCATTATCTATCTCTATCACCTGAAATTTTCATGCACAGAGCAAGTAGTCATTCAGTCATACTGCAATTAAGAAACATATACAGATATATAGCATTTGAAGTATGTTATATAACATTGCAATGTTTTTTAACATTGGGAGGGAGAGAGATTCAGTGGTGGTTTAGCGTTGAATCTTGAACTCCAGAGTGACTTTTTGAATCTGTTGTCTTTAAGGTTTCGCGCACTGTGTGTTGAGACATAGGTAGAGAGCAGAGCAGAAGCAGAGACAATGTCTGCGACTAGAAACTCATCTTTTTCGATATCTCAgcaaggccaaggccagggccagggcgGTGCCAGAAACAGGAAATTCTCATTCCAAATGGGACCGACATCTACGTATTTGGGGCGTTCATACGTTGGGTCGTTCATTTCTCCCCCATTTGAGGGCAGCAACGAGATGTACGAATCGAAACTGCCCATCTCTGGCGACAGCCCCGCTAATAGCAGAATGATCCACGAAACGGGCAATTTACATAAACAGACAGCAATGCTTTCCAATACTTTTGATGCCGGAAGCGATGGTGTCAATGAACTGTCTGTGCTTTCGCcggaagaacaagaagaactcgATCGTCAGGCATTGGATATCGACAAGACACTTGATGGGCAAAATCGCGGCGACATGCTCCAGGATTCAAGACCCATTGTATCGGGTGATGTGGATGATGATATCAATTTCTCTTCCAGTTATATGCAGGATGATACATCGCTGTTGGAAATGTCTGATACAGGCGAGAACTTGGCATTGCTTCCCTCCAATTCGCACAATTCCTTCTACCTTGAGTATGGAACTTATGATGAAGAGAGCCAATCCCAGGGCATGGGAGGCCACTATGTGTCGTTGCTTCCGGATGGACCAAATACAAATTCTGTCCAGATGGGCCGTAGTGCTAGGTCACATTATGATGCTGCAAAAGACCTAACTTACCGTATTGTCCAATACACTCCGGCTGTCGGACTCGgtcttcttttgaacatTTTAGATGCGTTATCCTACGGTATGATTATCTTCCCAATCACAGAACCCTTGTTTTCACATCTTGGACCAACCGGGTTGTCGATGTTTTATGTGTCAACTGTGATTTGTCAACTGTGCTTTTCTCTAGGTTTATCCTCATTCCCATCTGCCATCGGGTCTGAAATGATTGAGATCACTCCGTTCTTTCACACAATGGCCATTTCTATTATGAATTCTATACCTGAGGGTAACGATGCAAAGGTCATCTCAACTACAATCGTTTGCTATGCTCTAAGTTCCGTTGTCACAGGTATAACATTCTTTTTACTAGGTAAGCTTAAGTTAGGGAAAATTGTCGGATTTTTTCCCCGTCACATCTTAATAGGTTGCATCGGAGGTGTGGGTTATTTCCTTGTTATAACTGGCTTGGAAGTGTGTACCAGGGTTCCTGAGTTCAAATACTCTTGGTCCTTCTTGGTATCATTGTTCACTGATAGTGatatcttgttcaaatgGTTGACCCCAGTTATCTTAACGCTCATTTTGATCGCCGTCCAGTCGAGAATTCACAACTCTTTGGTCTTACCTTCATTCTACATTATCGCATTACTGCTATTCCATTTCATCGTGGCATTGATTCCAAACCTCTCCTTGGATAAGTTGCGTGACTCAGGATGGATTTTCCCCAAAGTTAgtgcaaaagaaaactgGTACGACTTTTACAAACTTTATGACATTAATAATATCGAATGGGGACTTATTCCAAAACAGATACCAACAATGCTTGCTTTAACTTTCTTTGGTATTTTACACGTGCCGATTAATGTTCCAGCACTAGCCATGTCCTTGAATGTTGACAAATATGACCTTGATAAAGAATTGATTGCCCACGGCTACTCAAATTTAATATCTGGGTTAATGGGCTCCATCCAAAACTACTTGGTGTACACTAATTCCGTTCTATTTATACGTGCTGGTGCTGATTCACCTATAGCTGGTATCATGTTGACTATTGGAACCTTCATAGTCATGGTTATTGGACCAGTGATCATATCATTCATTCCTATTTGTATTGTTGGATCATTGATCTTCCTGCTTGGATATGAATTAATCCAAGAGGCAGTTATAGACACATGGGGTAAATTGCAaccttttgaatatttgacTATATTGATCATCGTTGTCACAATGGGTGTTGTGGATTTCGTCGTCGGTATCATAGTGGGTATTCTTCTAGCATGCTTCTCATTTTTGGTAAACTCCACAAAGCTACAAACAGTCAATGGAGAATATGATGGTAAGGTCGCCAAATCCACAGTCTACCGTGACTACATTCAATCAAAATTCTTGAGAAACATTGGGGAACAGATTTACGTCTTGAAACTCCAAaatcttttattcttcGGTACCATAATATCAATCGAGGAAAAAGTTAATAGTCTCCTTGAGAAAAGTGATGCCGATGCATCTAAGAAGAGAATTAAGTACCTAATTCTtgatttcaagaatatcAGAGCTAAGAGCATTGATTATAGTGCAGCAGAGGGTTTCAATAGGATCAAAAGATTCCttgagaaagagaaaatttATTTGATCATAAGTTCAATAGACAAAAACGACCAAATCTATATTGCATTCGATAAGATTGGTTTACTTGAAAATGTTGAGCTATTTAATGATTTAAATGGTGCCTTGGAATGGTGTGAAAACGAATTCTTAGCTAGATATCAAAAGCTCAGAACCAAGACAAGGGCAAAGAAACTGGCTCAGATGAAGAGAACCCAAAATAGGCTTAGTAAATTACCCATCAATACTCCAAGAAACCATCAGTTCGTTTCCGAAGTTAGAAATATCTACACagaagaaatggaaattcaaaaactaaGTGCAAGTGATAGCAAAGAACGCCCACACTTCCTCTCTATATTGTTAATGTCTATCAGGAAGTTTAGAACCGACATTCAATCTCAGGATGAggtcaaaagaagaaaagaattggATCTTTGGAAACGTTTAGTACCATATTtcgaacaaaaaaaactccCCCCACATACTCAAATACACCACGAGAACAACATGTTCATAGTTCTCGAATCTGGTGCTCTCAACTTAACACACCATTTGACTCAGGGTGAATTCTATGAAACGATGTCTTCTAAAACAGCCTATGGTGTCTTAAACAACAATACTCAATACGATCCTCAGGCTGTTACAATTACCACAGACACTGAATGTGTTATTAGCTTCCTAAACTCCGAGACTTtatcaaaaattaaatCTATGGACCCCGAGCTATACACTGAATTGATCTTACTAATAATGTCCATTTATAGAGAAAGATTCCGTGAACTACTTGGTTATTCTTTAATTAGCATGTGACTGatatttaatttaattcttcaaagaagagcattttcattttataaTACCAATACAATATATCACTAGATAGACACTAATAGAAATTTACATTACCAGAGTTTTCATCCAGTGAATCAAGTCACCTGTCAGGCAACTAGCCAGCAATGCAACCTGGACTGGAGATCACCATgtttgcttttttttttttttttttttttttttgcctgAAGCCATATTGTATTTGGACCTGATCTTCATATATAAGGAAGACGAGGTAACGACACtttaaaggaaaaaaagggaaGAGAAACCCTTTTAGTACGCTAGCCCCACCAAGCAAGCAAGAAATTAAGGACAAAAAATACAAGTATTAcaagaaataataatggCTTCACACAGcaattcaacttcatcCCCTGTGTCAAAAGTGGTTACCCCACGAGATGTAGAGGAATATGTAAAGGAAAACGCATTAATTGATGACACTGAAAGTGTTACCTCATTAAAAGCTTCTAATATAGACctgaaaaagaaagctATCCCCGACTTTAACCAGCCTGCCATCGATGGGGCAGAGTTCCCAGAGGAGTATGAAGTGGAGACAAGGACAGGTTTGGTGAAAGTTTCAACTTTACATAAGTTAAATAGACAGGATACCAGAGTTACGCAGCATTCGTCAAAGAAAGGCATCGAGAAGGAACATGAGCCGCATGGCTATAATGCTGAGAAACTCCAGAAGCGTATCGAACAGAATCAAAAGGAAATAGATAACTACCACAATAGGTCTGGATTCAAAAAGTTGTTGGACAAGATATTTGGCTGAATGTTTCATTGTTTGCCGTGCATATCTCTgtattatttctttgtgCTTATTTTTAGTCATTAATAACATATACGAAAGACTATAACGCATACTTAATTATTTGTACCCTTTAAAGTGGTTGATACGtttaaaagagagaaagaagataaGGTTCTGCTGATGACATAATGTGTATCTTATTTGCAACTACAGGGCACCCCGATTATAAGCTCATCGTAATATCTAATCGAGATGAATTTTTCGAACGGAAGACTCATTCCACATGCTGGAATCACGATAATTTTATACTATCACCATATGACTTAGCAGTTGAGAGAGAAAAGCATGGGTATGGGACCTGGCTAGGCATCAACAAACGAGGCAAAATAGCTGTAATACTAAATTCCAAGCTGAATCAGAGCCAAGAGCATGCAAAAGAAACAGCAAGGAAACGCCTTCGGTCAAGAGGTATTGTCCCCATcaagtttttggaaaaggaagaagacgGTACATCTTTTGAGGACTGGGATTCTTGGGATAAATTCAACTCGCATCATAATTATTTAGAGCATACTGGACCTTTCACGCTGTTCTATGGCGATATCAAATCAGAAAAGTTCAATGTTATCGACTACTTGAAACATTCGACGAATCCTTTCAATGATAATAAACACATGGTGGTCTctaatgatatattttattgttcAGAGGGCTTGCATAATGCCAGGTGGAATAAAACTAAACAGGGTTATGAACTTTTAGACAAATTAGTGAGGAGTACTCATGGTATCTCAAGAGAAAGTTTGGTCGAAAAGTGTTTTGAACTCGCTTCTAATAGCCATTATAATGACGAAGCAAACATAGATGAAATTACAATGTCTAATGTTTATGTCCCACCTTTAAAAGTGGTGGAAAATCCGGATGCTATATGTACTTCAATACCGATTGGAAAGTACTATGGAACAAGATCACAGATCGTTATTCTAGTTGACAAGGAAAACAATGTAACATTCGAAGAGCATGTGCTTTTTGAATCAGATAGCGACCAGGTGCATTATTCCGCaaataaaccaaaagaaattatcaagtttcaattcaaaatcGAAGAATGATGTTAAGTGGGTTATGATTTTATGCACAAATAGTTTTTTTATAAGAACAGCTACACAACAGTATACAACTTTAGCAGTCTAAATATTCTACTGTGTAGGCAGATATAGGTTGTGTATTGGCTGAATGTGAGGATGAactatttttattattcatGTAAGCGGCATGCCTGGTGTCATTATCTAAtaaatgaagaagttcaacaTTTTGCTCCACCTTCGATACTTGCCTATTGACGAAACTGGATAGCCTTTCTAAATATTCGTCGTCTAATGAGAACAAACCAATAGAATCTATAATCAAACTCATTAGTTGGAATATTTGTGGTTTGTTGAGTTGTAAatctgtttcttgtttttccGAATTCAAAATCATATCCAAAATATTTGTAATATCGATTTTCTCGAGCTTTTTGATACCTAGTTTAATAGATTCCTTCTTATAGTCTTGCAAGACTCTTCTAGTGATATCAAGACATAATTCTGCATTCGTTATGTTGAATAATTCTGTCAACAAATCATCTAATGGAAGATTTGGACATGTCACAATTGCCTGTTTGAAAAGTCTTGGGttattttttaatcttACCAATAGCCCTTTGGCATGGGCCGGAGGGAATAATGGATGTGTTAGAAGGTATGTAAGAGCCTTGGGGTACTCGTCTTGGAATTTGCTAAACAAGCAATCAATAATTTTAGTGAGTAGTTCAGAGTCGTTCAAAAATCTGTCATTATCTGTGTAGTATTCTTTATTCAAAGATaactttttaaagaaaatagcATCGAAATTGTCCGCTTTTTTACAGGCTTTCAAAGATTTAATAATATCCTCATAGTCTGGAGAAGGTAATTCagcatcatcttcatcattagACTCGTTAAAGAGTTTTTGTAGCCTTTGTTTTTGCTTGACCATGAAACCCTTTCCCATGCAATCCTTCAATGTACCGGTTCCCACATCAATGTTAATAACATCAAGATAACTGCTTGGATTAGCGCCATTTTTGGTAGAGACACCTAGTGCAATTGTCTTTCTGTTGGAATCAGAGTTTTCAGCGATAACTGCAGTTGATAAAAGCTGAATACACTTTATGTTTCTTAGCTCCTTCTTGAATAAGATCGCATTGTATAAGAGGTCCACTAGATATATGATATTATCAGATGTAATCAACACACGGTTCGAAGAGACTGGTTTGATTGATACGATTGCACCCTTCTCAATAAATGGAAGTTGGATACTTGATTGAAGTTGTAGGTGAGGAAGTTGGTAAATGGAAAGCTCGTTGGAGTCTTTCAACATATATAATTTACCAAATTGGTAGCACAATTTCGCATCTTCTAGACTGTTATTTTCCAAAATTATAGAGTTTAGTTCCACACATACTTTTGAATCATTGACTTGGAATAGCTTATAGCATATCTTGTTGCTCTTCAATTGACAcaacacaaacaaaaactcgCTTCCTTTGCCGTCCTCAAAAAATTGAACGAATTCCAGGTTATCATAGGCTATGTCAATGGTATTCACTAGTTTCAACTGGAAATCGAATGTTTGAATCAACCCATTCTTTAAAACCACTAATACCTTCTCAGCTTCTGGATATACCTTGATACTGACTGCCTTGTCTTGTAGCTTGAACTTGAATTGTGCCGTGATATCAGCATTTGAAGACGACATAGCGTCCTGAATAACAGGCTTGATAGCAAGATGTAGATGCGAAGTTTTGGTAGCAAGTGCATAACACCACACCTCTTGATCATCTGCTATTTCTTTTACATCACACGCAGTGATAATGTTAGTCGAAGGAATAGACAAGTTAAACACTAGTTTTGGTGTTGGGTTAATAAGGTATTGTGATACGCTTGATCCAGAGATACCAATATTTACCTTATTTGCAGAAGGATTTAAACCATCAATTGTCTGTAAATATTCCTTGTTACTAGCATAGTTGCCCAAAGATGGAATCTTAGGTAAAGCTGATAGCCTGAAAGGTTGCGAAATAGATGCCATTCTCACAGTCGAAACTTGGAACCAACAGTAAGTAGCGTTCTATAATTACTAGTTCGATTTCAAATGCTCACGCAATGATTAACACAGTTTAATGTTTGGAATTAACTATACTATCTTGTACCACCTCCTACCTATCTCTTAAgcaagctcatcgcatatctcatctcatcgcattcaaatgtttcaaaattttcagtctttcctttttcttcggTTTTATGTATTGCGGGTAACCTTGATTTTCTAAGAGATTGATATGAAATAACCATTTTAAGGTTAGGCTGAATAACTTGCGATGAGCTCCAAATATATAGAAGGAACACTACCTACAGGGAGACAAGGGCTGCTTGATCAATACCATATAGATATGTCGGAAATAGATGAGTTAGAGAGGAAACTTAAACAGTtacagaaacagaagaaagatgttCTTCTGAGAAATCAGAAGGCTCTATTAGCTGATAAAAAGCAGAATTCTGGACAACGAGTACATGGTGTTGTAGATACAGAGGAGTCGATTAAAAGTCAAAATAAAAGGTACCAGTTGGGAAACCTCTCAGAGAGTGCAATTAATTATTCGATAAGAGAATATGAAGAATGGGAAACTAGAACTCACCATTCACGGAATAACAGAGCAGTTATGGGAGATTTCCAAAGTATTGCGAAGAATAGTTATAAGAAAGAAGTACAGAATCTACCGAAAGGAACAGCGCATGAGCTTCAAGGTACAATAACGGAAAAAGGAACAGTAGTGGTTGAAGATAATCCTGAACTGATAGACAATATAGCCAAGTCCCTTAACGAACAAGCTAAGAAAAGGTACATGGTTAGGAAACAAAAGCTTGAAAAGCAAAACAAGGTTGACATTAATGATGGGTTCGTGAACGATAGCAATAAAAGGTTCAACTTAAAGTTGAAGGATGAACTAAATAAATGATCGTTATAATATTGGTATAAaagtattctttttttaaattttaaACATGACTTTAATTTTCGCCAGAATCTAGAGAGTTCAAGACTTCAAGATTTTCCTCTAAACTCTTAACACATTGTTTATAGTGCAATAGCTGGAAGTTATGGAAAAGCTTGACTAAGGAGATAATTTCAGTGCTGTCTGTTAGCTCACCAAGGAACTCCACAGTTTCTGAGGTTACAGACACGAATTGATCCTCgagttcttcaaataattTAGAATCTGCATCTTCAGTTTCTTGGACCTTTTCAGATCCCTTCTGTTCAGTTGTTTGctctgtttcttttgattcAGCTGCCTTCTCAggtttctctttttcttcagaaTTTGGCTCCTTAGTCTTTTCCTTAGTCTCTTCCTTTGTGGTTTCTAGTTCCTTAGCCTCTTCCTTAGCCTTTTGTTGGGCctccttttcttgttccttaATCTTGATTTCGTGGCGCAATGTGTCGAACTTTAATCTAGCATCTTGGACCTTAGCACGCAATTCATGTCCCTTTTtgaaatcttcttcaattaaTTTGGTCAACTTAGCGTTGAATTCCTTCACCATTAAGCTGTCCATCTCAGCCTTACTTTGATCCATTGACAATTGGCATTTAGTCCACGACTCAAATACCTTTATTAAAGCCTCAATgtcttcgtcatcttcgtcatcttcgGCATCTTCGGCATCTTCGGCTTTGTCGGTCTCaacatctttctttggagTTTCTGATTCTTCCACGTTGCCTGAAGCTTGCGATGTGGCAGTAGTTTCGTCAACCTTCTTCGATTCTTCCTCcttcaattgcttcaaCACTACTGCGGAGTCTGCTGTAGCCTTTGATAAGGCTTGTGCAAAAGATCTTGGCAACAACCCATTTTCGGCCCCTTCTGCCTTCGCCTTCTTGGACGCAGcttcttgcttcttcttactaaatgaaaagaagtcCTTGTTACCACTCCACCAATCATTGAAAGACTCCGTTAAATTAGGGGGATAGTCATAACCTTCTACTTCAAAAGTCTTTGTAACCATCAATAACCTCTTGCAAATCTTTTCAAGCGCGTCACTCTTTTGCTCCAAAAACTTATACTGTACTGGGAGTTGACTGATATCATGAACGGTTCCTAAAGTCTCCTGCAATTGATGTCTCCGTTTCAGGATAGACAATCTGGTCTCTGGGTCGTCAAGAtgaattttttcaatagcAGAAGAGAACTGCTCTTGAGTACGATGTGCCGCATTACTGATTGAATCTGTAATATTATTAAATGATAGTTTACTGAACATGTTTCTTCACTGCTTAATAGTTTATAATTCCAAGCCTTGTATAAATTGGTGCAAAATAGAACTCCAAAATACTCCAAGGTTTCCTTGTGCTCTTCGctttaataatatataaatatatatttttttggacATTTAAAATGGTACGTTCATATCGGATCGTAAGTTAAAGGTATCCTTTTATTTTAAGAATCTACcttttttcaagtttaaaagaaatatttcaaacaTGGAAGAACTctcaatattgaaaattttattaaaataataatcaaGTGTAATACAAGAGAACGAAATAAAGCAGAGATCAAGGAGACCTAAGCACTCAAGTAACACCTATCGGTGGGAGATATAAATATAGTCATAAGAATAAAATGTTTTCTCGTTCCAGTGTTGGCTTGAGGCTATTTTCAAGTACTAGGCGTATGGCCAATAGCATTGATCAAAAGCTTTTAAAAGATGGTATGAACGGATCCAAGACACCAACTGTGAAAAAGCTAGAAGGTAAATTAATCAGAAACTTCCAACCGGGAAGTGTGTACAATCCATTTGATTTTTCTCTGGAAAGAATACGTCTAGATAAGAAGTATGGCGTTCGTCCAGGATCTTACGATCCATTTGACAGATTGAAGATTAACCCATTGGACCTATACACAAACCCAGAATTTTTATCCAAGTTCGTATCTTCTACTGGTAAGATCCTACATAGAGATGTTACTGGTCTATCGGCAAAGAACCAGCGTCGCTTGGCCAAGGCCATTAGAAGGTGCCAGGCTATAGGATTAATGTCCAAGGTTCATAAGGATGTTTCCATGCTTCCTCAAAGAACAATGACCAAGAATTAAGCCGATTAAGGGCAACATGTGCGCTCCATGACAGGTATTTTGTAAATATAAAATGTCATAATTTGAAACTTAATTGAATAAATAAGTAAAACTATTATATACTTTGTAAATaaggaagaattcttcATCTCACGAAAAGTTTATTTGAGGGTCCTTGTAGTTTGATGTAGACATCCGTGCCCCAACCCCAAAGAGACTGTATATCTAGAGTACCGTTAAATAGCTCAAGATATGCTTTGCACATTGGCAAACCAAAACCCATACCAGCGACATTCTGCACTTCTTGGCCAGGCAAAATGTATGCACTCATTCCGGTGTCTTTGGCGTCCTTTTCCGTGGTAGAAAAGGAATAATCAAATATGAGGTCTTCTACTTGCGGGTTAATACCTCCACCAAAATCTCTTATTCTAATTTCCAGCTGTTCGTAGCTCTTCACTATCGTaacttcaacttctctTTCGACGTTGTTTTCGATATGGGCCCGCGAGCTATTTTTCAACACTTCTTGGAGTACATATTCCAAATCAGTGGGAATGTAGGAAAACTTGACGTCTGCACCATCCATAATCTTGACTGGGACCGTTTTGTCATACTTGATAAACGTTAAATCGTTGACAAATTCATTAGTCCTCAAAACCAAGTCTGAAATATGCAAATCTTTGTGAATAACACCAATCTTATCACGCGTATTCTCATCTTGTTTTAATAACTCCAGATAATTGGTGGTTAGAAGTTTCATTAGAATCCTATCGTGCAAATGGTtattcaagaacttgaatattttttcatgATCATAGAAGTTGCTGATCTCCTGTAATCCGTTAGAGAGCGTAAGCAACGTGTCTTGATGATCGTTTAGGAACTCTTTTGTCAAATTTTGCATCTTGGCAGTATCATATAGGTCATATGGATACTCTATCGACAATAACGACTCCAACGTTTTCAAGTAAAGCCGATTCGACTGCTCAATATTAGGATTGACTAACGCGATATACGGAAGTTCCTGCAATGCTGCTAATCTGTGACATGTTAAGGTCAATAAGATATTCAGAGTTTTGATTGTCAGAAAGTACTGCTCATTGTCTTTTAGCGGAGGTTTATGCTGCATAAGAAATGCCCAGTCAATTTTAGGGACGTCATATGACGAATAGTCCTTAATCAAATGCTGAATATTAGAGCGAATATCATACATTTCTCTAAAGCTCAGTGCTGCCAGTTTGTGATGGTTGTTAGTGTGTTTAGCGGACATAACGCAATTATTAAAATTGGAGAAAGAACGGTATCCATTTTTAACCTTCCAAAAGGCTTCTTTACGCAAGAAAAGTCTAGCAGATGCCATGTTGAAACTGTTAAACTTTACTGCACCTTTTGTTCCACAACGTAACAAGAGCTTTTTCTGTCTCTGGTTATCTTTTAAAAGCTTCTTCCTGTTGCTAGCAATGGCCTTTTTGTACAGATGACTCGTAATTTGATTGGAAAGGCTGCGTCCttaatttttcatttttttacgcaaaaataaaatatcattttgTATATGGAAGATGTATAGGTGCCGACAATCATCATACTAAATTTCTGAATTGATAAGTAGAGAGATTAGCAAATATAAAATCCAGACAGTCATTGCTACACATTCGGCATATTGTAAACACATTATGAATCTAACCTACATAAGTTCACTACCTCCCATTGTCCCAATCTCtcctaaaaaaaaaaaaaaagaacacagACATTCTAGGAATATTGGTGCTAACTTCCTGTCATTTATTTATGTCCTCTGTCTAATATTCTACTCTTTTCTCCGTGAAATGTTACTTACAATACACTAAACTGAACTGGACAAAATACAATTATTCGCCTATGTTATTTTCCGTCCAAACCGGCATAATTATCGTCAATTGGTCATccaaagaggaacaaaTAACTTAAATTTCGGCGATGATCTTCATAGCACTGTTTGGGTATATACACTTACTATCTAAAGTAAAAGAGCGGTGTCTTACAtaatgaaatcaaagaattcCCAGTTCCCAAAAAGGCTTGGTGACAGTTTTCACCGAGCAGTTCTAGTCTGCCTAAATACTGTGTGCCGAATATAGTAGccgaaaacaaaattaaaaaatgaataaaaaaCGGGTCGTATTGTTTGTTACCCGAACAACGTAATCGTCTCACTTTCCCTCCCTTTCCGTAAAAGCCTGTTCTGACAGCGATAGTTATTAGAGGGAGAAAATGGTAGTTCGAAAGAGAATGTCAAACAAGATGAgtttacaaaaaaaaatgcgtGGCTTAGTGAACAGAATCAGAGTTTCTGGTTATTTTGGGCagttttttgttgtttgcaGTCTTTTATCATTCTTTTTACTAAGGAGTGTACATCTCTGACCAATTGATAACGAATCAATAACCGTCAAGAATACTGATCTAAAGAGGAGCgtgtttttcctttcaaaAGAGTGTAACAAATCAATCAGCGAACACCAAAAGGGCCTTATCATTG is from Kluyveromyces marxianus DMKU3-1042 DNA, complete genome, chromosome 2 and encodes:
- the VSB1 gene encoding Vsb1p, whose amino-acid sequence is MSATRNSSFSISQQGQGQGQGGARNRKFSFQMGPTSTYLGRSYVGSFISPPFEGSNEMYESKLPISGDSPANSRMIHETGNLHKQTAMLSNTFDAGSDGVNELSVLSPEEQEELDRQALDIDKTLDGQNRGDMLQDSRPIVSGDVDDDINFSSSYMQDDTSLLEMSDTGENLALLPSNSHNSFYLEYGTYDEESQSQGMGGHYVSLLPDGPNTNSVQMGRSARSHYDAAKDLTYRIVQYTPAVGLGLLLNILDALSYGMIIFPITEPLFSHLGPTGLSMFYVSTVICQLCFSLGLSSFPSAIGSEMIEITPFFHTMAISIMNSIPEGNDAKVISTTIVCYALSSVVTGITFFLLGKLKLGKIVGFFPRHILIGCIGGVGYFLVITGLEVCTRVPEFKYSWSFLVSLFTDSDILFKWLTPVILTLILIAVQSRIHNSLVLPSFYIIALLLFHFIVALIPNLSLDKLRDSGWIFPKVSAKENWYDFYKLYDINNIEWGLIPKQIPTMLALTFFGILHVPINVPALAMSLNVDKYDLDKELIAHGYSNLISGLMGSIQNYLVYTNSVLFIRAGADSPIAGIMLTIGTFIVMVIGPVIISFIPICIVGSLIFLLGYELIQEAVIDTWGKLQPFEYLTILIIVVTMGVVDFVVGIIVGILLACFSFLVNSTKLQTVNGEYDGKVAKSTVYRDYIQSKFLRNIGEQIYVLKLQNLLFFGTIISIEEKVNSLLEKSDADASKKRIKYLILDFKNIRAKSIDYSAAEGFNRIKRFLEKEKIYLIISSIDKNDQIYIAFDKIGLLENVELFNDLNGALEWCENEFLARYQKLRTKTRAKKLAQMKRTQNRLSKLPINTPRNHQFVSEVRNIYTEEMEIQKLSASDSKERPHFLSILLMSIRKFRTDIQSQDEVKRRKELDLWKRLVPYFEQKKLPPHTQIHHENNMFIVLESGALNLTHHLTQGEFYETMSSKTAYGVLNNNTQYDPQAVTITTDTECVISFLNSETLSKIKSMDPELYTELILLIMSIYRERFRELLGYSLISM
- the UTP8 gene encoding Utp8p gives rise to the protein MASISQPFRLSALPKIPSLGNYASNKEYLQTIDGLNPSANKVNIGISGSSVSQYLINPTPKLVFNLSIPSTNIITACDVKEIADDQEVWCYALATKTSHLHLAIKPVIQDAMSSSNADITAQFKFKLQDKAVSIKVYPEAEKVLVVLKNGLIQTFDFQLKLVNTIDIAYDNLEFVQFFEDGKGSEFLFVLCQLKSNKICYKLFQVNDSKVCVELNSIILENNSLEDAKLCYQFGKLYMLKDSNELSIYQLPHLQLQSSIQLPFIEKGAIVSIKPVSSNRVLITSDNIIYLVDLLYNAILFKKELRNIKCIQLLSTAVIAENSDSNRKTIALGVSTKNGANPSSYLDVINIDVGTGTLKDCMGKGFMVKQKQRLQKLFNESNDEDDAELPSPDYEDIIKSLKACKKADNFDAIFFKKLSLNKEYYTDNDRFLNDSELLTKIIDCLFSKFQDEYPKALTYLLTHPLFPPAHAKGLLVRLKNNPRLFKQAIVTCPNLPLDDLLTELFNITNAELCLDITRRVLQDYKKESIKLGIKKLEKIDITNILDMILNSEKQETDLQLNKPQIFQLMSLIIDSIGLFSLDDEYLERLSSFVNRQVSKVEQNVELLHLLDNDTRHAAYMNNKNSSSSHSANTQPISAYTVEYLDC
- the SYF2 gene encoding Syf2p; protein product: MSSKYIEGTLPTGRQGLLDQYHIDMSEIDELERKLKQLQKQKKDVLLRNQKALLADKKQNSGQRVHGVVDTEESIKSQNKRYQLGNLSESAINYSIREYEEWETRTHHSRNNRAVMGDFQSIAKNSYKKEVQNLPKGTAHELQGTITEKGTVVVEDNPELIDNIAKSLNEQAKKRYMVRKQKLEKQNKVDINDGFVNDSNKRFNLKLKDELNK
- the RSM18 gene encoding mitochondrial 37S ribosomal protein bS18m gives rise to the protein MFSRSSVGLRLFSSTRRMANSIDQKLLKDGMNGSKTPTVKKLEGKLIRNFQPGSVYNPFDFSLERIRLDKKYGVRPGSYDPFDRLKINPLDLYTNPEFLSKFVSSTGKILHRDVTGLSAKNQRRLAKAIRRCQAIGLMSKVHKDVSMLPQRTMTKN
- the PKP1 gene encoding protein kinase PKP1; amino-acid sequence: MASARLFLRKEAFWKVKNGYRSFSNFNNCVMSAKHTNNHHKLAALSFREMYDIRSNIQHLIKDYSSYDVPKIDWAFLMQHKPPLKDNEQYFLTIKTLNILLTLTCHRLAALQELPYIALVNPNIEQSNRLYLKTLESLLSIEYPYDLYDTAKMQNLTKEFLNDHQDTLLTLSNGLQEISNFYDHEKIFKFLNNHLHDRILMKLLTTNYLELLKQDENTRDKIGVIHKDLHISDLVLRTNEFVNDLTFIKYDKTVPVKIMDGADVKFSYIPTDLEYVLQEVLKNSSRAHIENNVEREVEVTIVKSYEQLEIRIRDFGGGINPQVEDLIFDYSFSTTEKDAKDTGMSAYILPGQEVQNVAGMGFGLPMCKAYLELFNGTLDIQSLWGWGTDVYIKLQGPSNKLFVR